One genomic window of Cercospora beticola chromosome 5, complete sequence includes the following:
- a CDS encoding uncharacterized protein (SMCOG1106:major facilitator transporter~antiSMASH:Cluster_17): MEGPSRNASLWSRYTDKISTPYTNTPDTRSEVQQKPEVGQEENVTTRAGRVVGGRYVEESKESGLHDNHGPLQVVDIDMPLTLTELVEVDGKEFIVLQYASFDPVNPFNWNPWYKRAVTTMLNLMTLSIGLSTTCYSSTVNSMTTEFGVSTEIGQLGLFLFNFVCAIAPLFLAPFCELVGRKIVYAGAYFCFSLCFIGLSLGQNMATILVMRAFLGLFGCVGTILVGGTFDDMYLPRQRSRPMAMFAFIAIFGTVFAPVYAGFIDQHLGWRWVEGIQGLSTIPLLICIVIFFPETRGGVFLQRRARQLRKATGDDRYVGPDEIETPSLQSMLKASSVKAFKMLATEPVVFAFGLWIAFCWFVVFLFLSVIPITFTEKRGWNEGVSGLPYISLAIGTTLGWAAHHLQMRKYEKIMNDPDRIATPESRLYGAMFGAVWFPIGLFIYSFTQYGYIHWIAPTIALAPIAFGIYFVFESTYSYTADCYGENSSSAIAGQGFMRNTLGAVSPLFASQFFHNVGSQYAGLLLSIVGTILSLIAFVMFKFGPQLRKRSKRARQF, translated from the coding sequence ATGGAGGGACCTTCTCGAAATGCGAGTTTGTGGAGCAGGTACACCGACAAAATCTCTACTCCATACACAAACACACCCGATACTCGATCAGAAGTCCAGCAAAAGCCTGAAGTCGGTCAGGAAGAGAATGTGACAACAAGAGCTGGGAGAGTGGTAGGAGGTCGTTACGTGGAAGAGAGCAAGGAATCTGGACTGCACGATAATCATGGCCCGCTTCAGGTGGTCGACATCGACATGCCTCTGACTTTGACTGAGCTGGTCGAAGTGGATGGCAAAGAGTTCATCGTACTTCAGTACGCTTCGTTCGACCCTGTCAACCCCTTCAACTGGAACCCGTGGTACAAACGTGCCGTCACAACAATGCTCAATTTGATGACACTCTCGATCGGACTCTCGACAACCTGCTACAGTTCGACAGTCAACAGTATGACCACGGAGTTCGGCGTCTCGACAGAAATTGGCCAGCTCGGCTTATTCCTCTTCAACTTTGTCTGCGCGATTGCACCGCTCTTTCTTGCACCATTCTGCGAGCTTGTCGGTCGCAAGATTGTGTATGCTGGTGCatacttctgcttctcgctcTGCTTTATCGGCCTATCTTTGGGACAGAACATGGCCACGATTCTGGTAATGAGGGCTTTCCTGGGTCTATTCGGATGCGTTGGCACGATTCTAGTGGGCGGTACTTTCGATGACATGTACTTGCCACGACAACGCAGCAGACCGATGGCAATGttcgccttcatcgccatcttcggcacCGTTTTTGCTCCGGTCTACGCTGGCTTCATCGATCAACATTTGGGATGGAGATGGGTTGAGGGCATCCAAGGACTGAGCACCATCCCACTCTTAATCtgcatcgtcatcttcttcccagAAACCCGTGGTGGCGTGTTTCTGCAGAGGCGTGCAAGACAGCTTCGCAAGGCGACAGGTGACGACCGCTACGTTGGCCCAGATGAGATCGAAACTCCATCATTGCAGAGTATGCTGAAGGCATCATCAGTCAAAGCATTCAAAATGCTGGCAACTGAGCCTGTggtcttcgcgttcggcctctGGATTGCTTTCTGCTGGTTCGtggtcttcctcttcctgtcTGTCATCCCGATCACCTTCACCGAAAAGCGCGGCTGGAATGAAGGCGTTTCTGGATTACCTTATATCAGCTTGGCTATTGGAACTACACTCGGCTGGGCCGCGCATCACTTGCAAATGCGAAAGTACGAAAAGATCATGAACGATCCAGATCGAATTGCCACGCCTGAAAGCCGTTTGTATGGCGCCATGTTCGGAGCAGTCTGGTTCCCAATCGGCCTCTTCATCTACTCATTCACCCAATACGGCTATATCCACTGGATTGCTCCCACGATCGCTCTTGCGCCTATCGCGTTTGGAATCTACTTCGTGTTCGAAAGCACGTATTCGTACACTGCGGATTGCTATGGCGAGAATTCGTCTTCGGCGATTGCTGGGCAGGGATTCATGAGGAATACGCTTGGTGCTGTGTCGCCACTATTCGCGAGTCAGTTCTTCCACAATGTTGGAAGTCAGTATGCTGGGTTACTGCTATCCATTGTGGGCACGATATTGAGCTTGATCGCTTTTGTGATGTTCAAGTTTGGGCCTCAGCTCAGGAAGAGATCGAAGCGCGCGAGACAGTTCTAG
- a CDS encoding uncharacterized protein (antiSMASH:Cluster_17), giving the protein MRLPRDHVLRDGAFGLWHQRPRGVYSASSASTSCSDIQKSYEAVNRNYDPSQRIFSEVAIQSLHYDALEKPTHLPASIALDLEGDWAFRKPISRAAFELSTAECSGNENSTLIKESGLC; this is encoded by the coding sequence ATGCGTCTGCCCAGAGACCATGTGCTTCGTGACGGCGCCTTTGGCTTATGGCATCAGCGTCCACGCGGTGTCTATTCGGCGAGTTCAGCTTCAACGTCATGTTCCGACATTCAAAAGAGCTACGAGGCTGTGAACAGGAACTATGATCCGAGCCAGCGTATATTTTCAGAAGTGGCAATTCAGAGTTTGCACTACGATGCACTCGAGAAGCCCACCCATCTGCCAGCCTCAATCGCGCTGGATCTCGAAGGAGACTGGGCTTTTCGCAAGCCAATTTCGCGTGCAGCATTCGAGCTCTCAACAGCAGAATGCTCGGGCAACGAGAACAGCACATTGATTAAAGAGAGCGGTCTCTGCTGA
- a CDS encoding uncharacterized protein (antiSMASH:Cluster_17): MATPEEDAARLETLALFILQQLEKPVPNDCMHLCGYSTIAIIATRPDDVLQLGKNYLHAWPYENVPACWRRLYEDASLHLAVKLLREQSSHPQISDRAISIPSTNPAKRTKVTLDVAWKDQTWLKPFCNIMDRAVIISGAPGRKALIDDVLRQLELFMVSEWTDIEPQRLPTPRPRPLDTDCPIMRTTRGFEFEEFQMHLETTGAPVIMPDTFERWPARTLWDDVNYLKFKTLGGNRIVPVEIGSSYTESEWSQKIMTFAEFAETYLIPDQPEEIGYLAQHDLFEQIPSLKNDISIPDYCWTNPPQPEGAAANTAGLKTVKQLDAPLLNAWLGPAGTKTPLHTDPYHNILCQVVGYKYVRLYSPEYTKFMYPCGVDDAGINMNNTSQVDMIHFRPELKSGEMQYDAALREQVRKFPLFGKAKYQEAILGPGECLYIPLGWWHYVESITASFSVSFWWN, encoded by the coding sequence ATGGCCAcgccagaagaagacgcaGCACGTCTCGAGACTCTGgctctcttcatcctccagcagctcgagaagccGGTGCCAAACGACTGCATGCACCTCTGCGGCTACAGTACAATCGCCATAATTGCAACCAGGCCGGATGATGTGCTACAACTGGGGAAGAATTATCTGCATGCCTGGCCTTATGAAAATGTGCCCGCATGCTGGCGTCGCCTATACGAAGATGCCAGTCTTCACCTTGCTGTGAAGCTACTGCGCGAACAATCAAGTCATCCACAAATTTCTGATCGTGCTATCTCGATACCTAGCACCAATCCTGCAAAACGCACCAAAGTTACACTCGATGTGGCATGGAAAGATCAAACTTGGCTCAAGCCATTCTGCAATATCATGGATCGAGCAGTTATCATCTCCGGCGCTCCAGGCCGCAAGGCCTTGATCGACGATGTACTTCGACAGCTCGAACTCTTCATGGTATCAGAATGGACAGATATCGAACCTCAGAGACTTCCAACACCACGACCTCGCCCACTGGACACAGATTGTCCCATTATGCGAACGACCAGAGGCTTCGAATTCGAAGAGTTCCAAATGCACCTCGAAACGACAGGAGCACCAGTCATCATGCCTGACACATTTGAGCGTTGGCCTGCTCGCACACTTTGGGACGATGTGAATTATCTCAAGTTCAAAACATTAGGTGGCAACAGGATCGTGCCAGTCGAAATAGGCAGCAGCTATACGGAGAGTGAATGGTCTCAGAAGATTATGACTTTCGCAGAATTCGCAGAAACATATCTCATCCCAGACCAACCAGAAGAGATTGGTTACTTAGCACAACACGACTTATTCGAGCAAATTCCAAGTCTTAAGAACGACATCAGTATTCCCGACTACTGCTGGACAAACCCCCCGCAACCGGAaggcgcagcagcaaacaCCGCAGGACTCAAAACAGTCAAACAACTTGATGCACCACTTCTCAATGCATGGCTCGGTCCAGCTGGAACCAAAACCCCACTACACACCGATCCATATCACAACATCCTCTGCCAGGTCGTAGGGTACAAGTATGTTCGTCTATACTCACCAGAGTATACAAAATTCATGTACCCCTGTGGGGTGGATGACGCTGGAATTAACATGAACAATACCTCACAAGTCGACATGATCCATTTCAGGCCTGAGTTGAAGAGCGGTGAAATGCAGTACGATGCAGCTCTACGCGAGCAGGTTCGGAAGTTTCCGCTCTTTGGCAAAGCAAAGTATCAAGAAGCTATTCTTGGACCAGGAGAGTGCTTGTATATTCCACTTGGATGGTGGCATTATGTGGAGAGCATTACGGCAAGCTTCTCGGTTTCGTTTTGGTGGAATTGA
- a CDS encoding uncharacterized protein (antiSMASH:Cluster_17~SMCOG1109:8-amino-7-oxononanoate synthase) produces MEYTQPVSSPAFRESVGPIAKHALKLAAKATHKLGRVPGSAVLGRYIHASYQNDPFRSILELFLFLIAVRYLVGSKYNPKKRASHVLLTEDEIDELVEDWAPEALVQEQPEMLRSGEHLPILHREAPTGPRTKLRDGRTVTNLANYNHYNLANHPDLIELAARTIRTYGVGPCSAPGFAGIFDVHLKLEQDIASHFGTESAIIYSQSFSTISSVISTFCKRGDIIVADRAVNYPIRMGIRASRSIVRWFEHNDMEDLERVLAKLVSEERPLTRRFIITEALSENVGDMIDLRKLLELKYKYKFRVILDETWSYGILGETGRGLTELQNVDPTNIDILVGSLAGCVATGGGFCTGCEGMVEHQRLNSPAVTFSASLATFLTTTASAVIGRLPSDDGARDLRTLRERIDVLRAQLQKSDWVRCTSASSNPVIHLTLKEKYVESRCLSYREQESLLQECVDECLRIHSILITCLKSMPLMEGLHPREASKEYQPQPAIKVCASTALSHKDMEKSGIAIRHAITAVMKRSRK; encoded by the exons ATGGAATACACACAACCGGTATCATCTCCAGCATTTCGCGAGAGCGTTGGCCCCATCGCCAAACACGCCTTGAAGCTAGCAGCGAAGGCAACTCACAAATTGGGCCGAGTCCCGGGGTCCGCAGTACTGGGTCGCTACATCCATGCATCATACCAGAATGATCCATTCCGCAGTATCTTGGAACTATTCCTGTTTCTCATCGCCGTTCGCTATCTTGTAGGATCCAAGTACAATCCCAAGAAGAGAGCCAGTCACGTCCTGTTGACCGAAGATGAGATCGATGAGCTGGTGGAGGATTGGGCACCGGAGGCTCTTGTACAGGAGCAGCCCGAGATGTTGAGATCCGGCGAGCACCTCCCCATATTGCATCGAGAGGCACCCACTGGACCAAGAACGAAGCTGCGGGACGGCAGGACTGTCACGAACCTGGCCAACTACAACCACTACAACCTAGCCAATCACCCAGATCTCATTGAGCTTGCAGCCAGAACCATTCGTACCTATGGTGTTGGGCCTTGTTCCGCTCCTGGCTTTGCCGGAATCTTTGATGTTCATTTGAAGCTCGAGCAAGATATCGCAAGCCACTTTGGAACCGAAAGCGCCATAATTTACTCCCAGAGCTTCTCCACCATCAGCAGTGTCATATCCACCTTCTGCAAACGTGGCGATATCATTGTGGCCGATCGTGCGGTGAACTATCCCATTCGCATGGGCATCCGAGCATCGAGGAGCATCGTTCGCTGGTTTGAGCACAATGACATGGAAGACCTGGAAAGGGTGCTCGCCAAGCTCGTGAGTGAAGAGCGACCGCTCACGCGGAGGTTCATAATCACGGAAGCTCTGTCAGAGAATGTTGGCGACATGATCGACCTGCgcaagcttctcgagctcaaGTACAAGTATAAATTTCGAGTCATTTTGGATGAAAC GTGGTCTTACGGTATCCTGGGTGAGACTGGCAGAGGCTTGACCGAGCTGCAAAATGTAGACCCGACCAACATTGACATACTTGTCGGCAGCTTAGCGGGCTGTGTTGCGACCGGTGGTGGCTTCTGTACCGGATGTGAAGGGATGGTAGAACATCAGCGCCTCAACTCCCCAGCTGTGACTTTCTCAGCCTCCTTGGCGACGTTCTTGACAaccacagcttctgctgtcATCGGACGTCTTCCGTCGGATGATGGAGCGAGAGACTTGAGAACTCTGCGAGAACGTATCGATGTGCTTCGTGCGCAGCTTCAGAAAAGCGATTGGGTAAGGTGCACAAGTGCGTCGAGCAATCCAGTCATTCATTTGACGTTAAAGGAAAAGTATGTCGAAAGCCGTTGCCTCTCGTATCGGGAGCAGGAGTCTTTGTTGCAAGAATGCGTTGACGAG TGTCTCAGGATCCACTCCATTCTCATTACCTGCCTCAAAAGCATGCCTCTCATGGAAGGCTTGCATCCGCGAGAAGCCTCGAAGGAGTATCAGCCCCAGCCAGCCATCAAGGTGTGTGCTTCCACAGCTTTATCGCATAAAGACATGGAGAAGTCGGGCATTGCTATACGACACGCAATCACAGCTGTAATGAAGCGGTCTAGGaagtga
- a CDS encoding uncharacterized protein (antiSMASH:Cluster_17~CAZy:GH3) has product MKGVVSAAGALLSLASTARCIGYANVSEVPLYGQSPPVYPTPEGNGGSDPKWQAACVKARSIVDQLTLEEKVNMTRGHPGLCVGNTPNITRLGIPALCFADAPDGIRGQEFVSAFPAQLTVGATFDKRLMYEYGKALGEEYRGKGIHVALLPVAGPLGRVARGGRNWEGFGADPYLSSVGMREVTTGLQGQGVISQMKHWLLNEQEWRRNPGSMGESISSNADDRTIHELYAFPFMDAVHAGAASAMCSYQRINNSYGCQNSKLLNGILKSELGFNGFITSDWAAQHAGVASANAGLDLVMPDGGYWGDNLTQAVLNGTVAETRLNDMVTRIFAAWYYLGQDAGYPEVGVYPYDQQHPIIDVRYDHASLIREIGGAGTVLVKNKDHALPLKKPRFLNIYGYDAKAPDSPWTTPSRFGGGYDVNFGWETFNGTLITGGGSGGSSPSYFISPFDAIQRRVIADRGTVRWDFASVNPTVYANADACLVFINAYSSEAFDRTTLKDEFSDNLVKNVARNCTNTIVVLHSVGIRVIDEWVNNENVTAIVYALLPGEEAGNSIADVLYGDVSPSGRLPFTVAKNESDYGNLLNSTIGSGPFPQDNFTEGLYIDYRYFDQQNIEPELEFGFGLSYSTFEYSDLSITPASNTTQEWPTPDIAIAQGGHPELWETLFHITVQITNTGDVAAADVPQLYVSIPTAPKWQLRGFDRLHLEPEQTKTATFKVTRKDLSVWNVVHQQWQLQQGPYDLFVGSSSRKPLLEGSLEI; this is encoded by the exons ATGAAGGGTGTTGTTTCAGCAGCTGGAGCTCTGCTCTCGCTGGCGTCGACAGCTCGCTGCATTGGCTACGCCAATGTCTCTGAGGTGCCGCTATATGGGCAGAGTCCGCCAGTCTATCCAACCC CCGAAGGCAATGGAGGCTCAGATCCGAAATGGCAGGCTGCATGCGTCAAAGCACGCTCCATCGTGGACCAGCTCACTCTCGAAGAAAAGGTGAATATGACTCGAGGACACCCTGGCTTGTGTGTTGGAAACACGCCCAACATCACTCGGCTCGGAATACCAGCTCTCTGCTTTGCGGATGCTCCAGACGGCATCAGAGGGCAAGAGTTTGTATCTGCTTTCCCAGCGCAGCTGACTGTTGGCGCCACCTTCGATAAACGCTTGATGTATGAATACGGCAAGGCTCTCGGAGAAGAGTATCGCGGTAAAGGCATACATGTAGCTCTACTTCCTGTAGCTGGCCCACTTGGCAGAGTTGCACGTGGCGGGCGAAACTGG GAAGGGTTCGGCGCAGATCCCTACTTATCGTCTGTTGGCATGCGCGAGGTCACCACTGGTCTGCAGGGCCAAGGTGTGATCTCTCAGATGAAGCACTGGCTGCTCAACGAGCAGGAATGGAGGCGCAACCCTGGAAGCATGGGCGAATCCATTTCCAGCAATGCAGATGATCGGACTATCCACGAACTCTACGCCTTTCCTTTCATGGATGCTGTCCACGCTGGCGCTGCTTCGGCCATGTGCTCT TATCAACGCATCAACAACTCCTACGGCTGCCAGAACTCCAAGCTCCTCAACGGCATCCTAAAAAGTGAACTGGGGTTCAATGGCTTTATCACGAGTGACTGGGCTGCTCAGCATGCTGGAGTCGCCAGTGCAAACGCTGGACTGGATCTGGTGATGCCTGATGGCGGATACTGGGGCGACAACCTCACTCAAG CTGTCCTAAATGGCACAGTTGCTGAGACACGGCTCAACGACATGGTTACCCGAATTTTCGCTGCATGGTACTATCTCGGGCAGGATGCGGGATATCCAGAAGTTGGCGTGTACCCGTACGATCAGCAACACCCCATTATCGATGTTCGCTACGATCACGCATCTTTGATCCGCGAGATCGGCGGTGCTGGTACCGTGCTCGTCAAGAACAAGGATCATGCTCTGCCATTGAAGAAGCCTAGATTCTTGAACATCTACGGATACGATGCGAAAGCACCAGACTCACCTTGGACTACACCTTCTCGTTTCGGAGGAGGTTACGATGTCAACTTTGGCTGGGAAACCTTCAACGGGACTCTGATCACTGGTGGCGGTAGCGGTGGTTCGAGC CCTTCGTATTTCATATCACCCTTCGACGCCATTCAACGCCGTGTCATTGCAGACCGAGGCACCGTTCGCTGGGACTTCGCAAGTGTCAACCCAACAGTCTACGCCAATGCTGATGCTTGCCTGGTGTTCATCAATGCATATTCCTCAGAAGCCTTCGACCGTACCACGCTCAAGGACGAGTTCTCAGACAATCTAGTGAAGAATGTGGCTCGCAATTGCACGAACACCATTGTTGTACTGCACAGTGTCGGAATCAGAGTCATCGACGAATGGGTAAACAACGAGAACGTTACAGCCATCGTATATGCATTGCTTCCTGGAGAAGAGGCTGGAAATTCTATCGCAGATGTGCTTTACGGCGATGTCTCGCCCTCAGGCCGCCTGCCCTTTACAGTCGCCAAGAACGAGAGCGACTACGGCAATCTGCTCAACTCCACGATTGGCTCGGGACCATTCCCGCAGGACAACTTCACGGAAGGTCTATACATTGATTACCGTTATTTCGATCAACAGAACATTGAGCCAGAGTTGGAATTCGGCTTCGGGCTCTCATACAGCACCTTCGAATACTCAGATCTGAGCATCACTCCGGCCAGCAATACCACGCAGGAATGGCCGACGCCAGACATAGCAATTGCACAAGGCGGACATCCGGAGCTCTGGGAGACATTATTCCACATCACAGTCCAGATCACGAATACAGGAGacgttgctgcagcagatgtgCCGCAATTGTATGTTTCTATCCCAACGGCACCCAAGTGGCAATTGCGAGGCTTCGATCGCCTGCATTTGGAGCCAGAACAGACCAAGACCGCAACGTTCAAGGTGACCAGGAAAGATCTGTCAGTATGGAACGTTGTGCACCAGCAATGGCAGCTTCAGCAAGGGCCATATGATCTCTTCGTTGGCTCTAGCAGTCGCAAGCCACTACTGGAAGGCTCACTTGAGATCTGA
- a CDS encoding uncharacterized protein (antiSMASH:Cluster_17) gives MPRGVTRFFRYCSAGHRDLSNVVAEHRHGAWTCWHGFLSGASGVFIEPWNFNKEDECMEQLNRPENSQEQPKKYKIRGNLSLSIAIISFQLVPLQQTAAPPRASWRAVPTSDIMQLTNAIVSSLLATAATARPWSTSDDEPLAQKSRITAFVVNEQGEPSVECWEINSFSESARVKVAGGSTAKAHSLSLAHDDELAGVEILTWPTFADIWPPAADIVRSKAGLDIAFGFNLFNVQSGLLRFQLSADVQGRASIKDDDVETHVFSMENGDDWFYFEDNYSGSTAKQTVDKPSPFVVSTISGGETEMLRLRYNSRPQHRVVHKGACSFTGIHTDAAAASSSVTVQVNLNEDL, from the exons ATGCCCCGCGGGGTTACTCGCTTCTTTAGGTATTGCTCTGCAGGCCATCGAGACCTGTCGAATGTGGTAGCCGAACACCGTCACGGCGCCTGGACATGTTGGCACGGCTTCTTGTCAGGTGCCTCCGGGGTCTTCATCGAGCCATGGAACTTCAACAAGGAAGACGAGTGCATGGAACAGCTTAACAGACCGGAAAACTCGCAAGAGCAACCCAAAAAGTATAAGATTCGTGGAAATCTCTCACTTTCCATTGCTATCATCAGCTTCCAACTCGTTCCACTCCAACAGACCGCAGCACCTCCACGAGCCTCTTGGAGAGCAGTTCCAACTTCAGATATCATGCAATTGACCAACGCAATCGTCTCATCTTTGTTGGCCACGGCTGCCACGGCACGCCCATGGAGTACATCTGATG ATGAGCCCCTGGCCCAGAAGTCCCGAATCACGGCTTTTGTGGTCAACGAACAAGGCGAGCCATCCGTCGAATGCTGGGAGATTAACAGCTTCTCCGAAAGTGCACGTGTGAAGGTTGCTGGCGGATCGACTGCGAAGGCTCATTCGCTTTCTCTCGCCCacgatgatgagcttgcTGGAGTAGAAATTCTCACTTGGCCAACTTTCGCGGACATCTGGCCACCCGCGGCCGACATTGTTCGCAGCAAAGCCGGGCTTGACATTGCATTTGGCTTCAA TCTCTTCAATGTCCAGAGTGGTCTTCTTCGTTTCCAGCTCTCTGCCGATGTTCAAGGCAGAGCCAGCATCAAGGATGACGATGTAGAGACACACGTTTTCAGCATGGAAAACGGCGATGACTGGTTCTACTTTGAAGATAACTACTCGGGTTCGACTGCCAAACAGACTGTTGACAAGCCCTCACCTTTCGTTGTCAGCACAATTTCTGGTGGTGAGACGGAGATGTTGCGCCTGCGATACAACAGTCGACCACAGCACAGAGTCGTTCACAAGGGAGCATGCAGCTTCACTGGAATACACACcgacgccgccgctgccagcTCTAGCGTCACCGTCCAGGTCAATCTCAATGAAGATTTGTGA
- a CDS encoding uncharacterized protein (antiSMASH:Cluster_17): MLLRILLVAGLPLTFASSLKPQVRCSDLATIDLEPYNGTFLNATYYPEGSRNATGGVNGTLNQVGFCEVNSVISYGNNNNSLHFSTWLPDTYEDRFIAVGNGGMAGTIDVSGMLTQLNNGLGMAVAGGDAGHLAADNQNITGYLPYLHDKEQVQAWIHDAISLFTPAAQALVEKYYAKQPNKSYYYGCSTGGAQGFALAQFHPELFDGIYAGCPGNWYSHLALSFLWNAQHAATPETALTQEELDFVTGAVLDACDEIDGVADRLIENPLACKFDISTLACQSSSNSTCLTEAKIATVKAIYAGPKRADTGAQVYPGFDFGSETGWAVQQRNLSRDFSVPILKNLVFDDQSYDNATFHWTSDVDIVDERAGRLIDSITPDLSAFKSRKGRLLTSQGWADQYNAGTWPIEHLKQVESAMGGSVDDFYRLVMIPGGGHCGANPGYPNVPATYSFIAPLVKWVESDGVEPPTEFLSTSPPSGNNVTRKLCVWPAVAKYGGGDVDDWASYECAE, translated from the exons ATGCTGCTGCGCATTCTTCTGGTTGCGGGCTTGCCGCTCACATTCGCCTCTTCACTTAAGCCTCAAGTCAGATGCTCGGATCTCGCGACTATCGATCTGGAGCCGTACAACGGAACTTTCCTGAATGCGACTTACTATCCCGAAGGTAGTCGGAATGCCACCGGTGGTGTCAACGGAACGCTCAATCAGGTCGGATTCTGCGAGGTCAATTCTGTCATCTCGTatggcaacaacaacaacagcctCCATTTCTCTACGTGGCTTCCAGATACTTACGAAGACCGCTTTATCGCCGTAGGAAATGGAGGAATGGCGGGTACTATCGATGTCAGCGGCATGCTGACCCAGCTCAACAACGGACTGGGCATGGCAGTCGCAGGCGGTGATGCAGGCCACCTTGCAGCGGACAACCAGAACATCACAGGCTATCTGCCATATCTCCACGACAAAGAACAAGTACAGGCCTGGATTCACGATGCAATAAGCTTATTCACCCCTGCTGCCCAGGCCTTGGTCGAGAAGTATTACGCCAAGCAGCCGAACAAGTCGTACTATTATGGTTGCAGCACCGGCGGAGCGCAAGGGTTCGCGTTGGCTCAGTTCCATCCGGAATTGTTCGATGGTATCTACGCGGGTTGTCCTGGGAATTGGTATAGTCATCTTGCACTAAGTTTTCTTTGGAATGCTCAGCATGCTGCA ACGCCAGAGACTGCTCTGACCCAGGAAGAGCTGGACTTCGTCACTGGTGCTGTGCTCGATGCCTGCGATGAGATTGATGGTGTGGCCGATCGTTTGATCGAGAATCCGCTCGCATGCAAATTCGACATCAGCACCCTGGCCTGCCAGTCGTCGTCCAACTCGACTTGCTTGACCGAAGCTAAGATTGCGACTGTGAAAGCAATTTATGCTGGACCGAAGCGTGCAGATACCGGAGCACAAGTTTATCCTGGGTTCGACTTTGGCAGCGAGACTGGGTGGGCTGTACAACAACGCAACCTTTCGAGGGACTTCAGCGTGCCGATTTTGAAGAATCTCGTCTTCGATGACCAGAGCTATGACAATGCCACTTTCCACTGGACTTCTGACGTCGACATCGTGGATGAGAGAGCAGGAAGGCTCATCGACTCCATCACGCCGGATCTTTCTGCCTTCAAGAGTCGGAAGGGCAGGCTGCTCACTTCCCAAGGCTGGGCAGACCAGTACAACGCAGGGACTTGGCCCATTGAGCACCTGAAGCAGGTCGAGAGTGCTATGGGTGGAAGCGTCGACGATTTCTACCGCTTGGTAATGATACCTGGCGGCGGGCATTGCGGAGCAAACCCCGGCTATCCTAACGTGCCCGCGACATACTCGTTCATCGCCCCGCTCGTGAAGTGGGTGGAATCCGACGGGGTAGAGCCGCCGACAGAATTTCTCAgcacttctccgccttcggGGAATAATGTCACGAGGAAATTGTGCGTATGGCCGGCAGTTGCGAAATatggcggaggagatgtCGATGATTGGGCTTCGTACGAATGTGCGGAGTGA